Proteins from a single region of Calonectris borealis chromosome 14, bCalBor7.hap1.2, whole genome shotgun sequence:
- the AIP gene encoding AH receptor-interacting protein isoform X1, translated as MAQQVEQLRADGVHKEVLREGTGPLPDFRDGTKATFHYRTLRCGDEETPLDDSRARGKPMELIAGKKFKLPVWEAALRTMRAGERARFRCDTKHVVLYPLVSKSLRNIAAGKDPLEGQRHCCSIAQLHEHYSLGYPDLDELQKNPQPLIFDIEVLKVEAPGSYQQDPWAMTDEEKLQAVPLIHKEGNELYRQGKVQEAAAKYYDAIACLKNLQMKEQPGSPDWIELDQKITPLLLNYCQCKLQCEEYYEVLDHCSSILNKYEDNIKAYFKRGKAHAAVWNVAEAQADFAKVLALDPSLRPIVSKELRSLEARLREKDAEDKIRFKGIFSQ; from the exons ATGGCGCAGCAGGTCGAGCAGCTGCGGGCGGACGGCGTGCACAAGGAGGTGCTGCGGGAGGGCACCGGGCCGCTGCCCGACTTCCGCGACGGCACCAAG GCCACCTTCCACTACCGGACGCTGCGGTGCGGGGATGAGGAGACGCCGCTGGACGACAGCCGGGCGCGGGGGAAGCCCATGGAGCTGATCGCCGGCAAGAAGTTCAAGCTGCCGGTGTGGGAGGCGGCGCTGCGAACCATGCGGGCCGGGGAGCGCGCCCGCTTCCGCTGCGACACCAag cacGTGGTGCTCTACCCACTGGTGTCCAAGAGCCTGCGCAACATCGCGGCGGGGAAGGACCCACTGGAGGGGCAGCGGCACTGCTGCAGCATCGCCCAGCTGCACGAGCACTACTCCCTGGGCTACCCCGACCTCGACGAGCTCCAGAAGAACCCCCAGCCCCTCATCTTCGACATCGAGGTGCTCAAG GTGGAGGCGCCCGGCTCCTACCAGCAGGACCCGTGGGCCATGACGGATGAGGAGAAGCTGCAGGCCGTACCCCTGATCCACAAGGAGGGCAACGAGCTGTACCGGCAGGGCAAGGTGCAGGAGGCAGCTGCCAAATACTACGACGCCATCGCCTGTCTCAAGAACCTGCAGATGAAG GAGCAGCCCGGCTCTCCGGACTGGATCGAGCTCGACCAGAAGATCACGCCCCTGCTGTTAAATTACTGCCAATGCAAGCTGCAGTGCGAGGAGTACTACGAGGTGCTGGATCACTGCTCCTCCATTCTCAACAAGTACGAGG ACAACATCAAGGCCTACTTCAAGCGGGGGAAGGCCCACGCGGCGGTGTGGAACGTGGCGGAGGCGCAGGCTGACTTTGCCAAAGTGCTGGCCCTTGACCCCTCGCTGCGCCCCATCGTGTCCAAGGAGCTGCGGAGCCTGGAAGCCCGCCTGCGCGAGAAGGACGCCGAGGACAAGATCCGCTTCAAGGGCATCTTCTCACAGTAG
- the AIP gene encoding AH receptor-interacting protein isoform X2, whose amino-acid sequence MAQQVEQLRADGVHKEVLREGTGPLPDFRDGTKATFHYRTLRCGDEETPLDDSRARGKPMELIAGKKFKLPVWEAALRTMRAGERARFRCDTKHVVLYPLVSKSLRNIAAGKDPLEGQRHCCSIAQLHEHYSLGYPDLDELQKNPQPLIFDIEVLKVEAPGSYQQDPWAMTDEEKLQAVPLIHKEGNELYRQGKVQEAAAKYYDAIACLKNLQMKEQPGSPDWIELDQKITPLLLNYCQCKLQCEEYYEVLDHCSSILNKQHQGLLQAGEGPRGGVERGGGAG is encoded by the exons ATGGCGCAGCAGGTCGAGCAGCTGCGGGCGGACGGCGTGCACAAGGAGGTGCTGCGGGAGGGCACCGGGCCGCTGCCCGACTTCCGCGACGGCACCAAG GCCACCTTCCACTACCGGACGCTGCGGTGCGGGGATGAGGAGACGCCGCTGGACGACAGCCGGGCGCGGGGGAAGCCCATGGAGCTGATCGCCGGCAAGAAGTTCAAGCTGCCGGTGTGGGAGGCGGCGCTGCGAACCATGCGGGCCGGGGAGCGCGCCCGCTTCCGCTGCGACACCAag cacGTGGTGCTCTACCCACTGGTGTCCAAGAGCCTGCGCAACATCGCGGCGGGGAAGGACCCACTGGAGGGGCAGCGGCACTGCTGCAGCATCGCCCAGCTGCACGAGCACTACTCCCTGGGCTACCCCGACCTCGACGAGCTCCAGAAGAACCCCCAGCCCCTCATCTTCGACATCGAGGTGCTCAAG GTGGAGGCGCCCGGCTCCTACCAGCAGGACCCGTGGGCCATGACGGATGAGGAGAAGCTGCAGGCCGTACCCCTGATCCACAAGGAGGGCAACGAGCTGTACCGGCAGGGCAAGGTGCAGGAGGCAGCTGCCAAATACTACGACGCCATCGCCTGTCTCAAGAACCTGCAGATGAAG GAGCAGCCCGGCTCTCCGGACTGGATCGAGCTCGACCAGAAGATCACGCCCCTGCTGTTAAATTACTGCCAATGCAAGCTGCAGTGCGAGGAGTACTACGAGGTGCTGGATCACTGCTCCTCCATTCTCAACAA ACAACATCAAGGCCTACTTCAAGCGGGGGAAGGCCCACGCGGCGGTGTGGAACGTGGCGGAGGCGCAGGCTGA